A single region of the Solwaraspora sp. WMMD406 genome encodes:
- a CDS encoding SDR family NAD(P)-dependent oxidoreductase translates to MGGDTGANSETIHWRCTGTSLDCPNISMRRCTTSDQASAARRHRRCADALGGFGVDVSGVVALVTGGASGLGMATARRLLSAGAKVVLVDLPTTDGRSRTEKLGEHARFVAANVKDEDQLGVAFDVAGELGELRLVANCAIIGTPGRTIGRDGPMSLGRFRKIIEVNVVGTFNVARLAADRMRHLGPVNGERGVIVNQAAVAQTVGEFGRVAYSTSMGGVAAMTLPLAQDLAELQIRVVTIVPGVFDLPLFDSLPHEVRESLDAQVPHPSRLGEPDEFADLVMHIAANQMLNGTTIRLDGAIRPSPR, encoded by the coding sequence TTGGGCGGAGATACCGGCGCCAATAGTGAAACGATACATTGGCGCTGTACGGGGACTAGTCTTGACTGTCCGAACATTTCGATGCGACGATGCACCACCTCTGATCAAGCTTCGGCCGCTCGGCGCCATCGGCGCTGCGCCGACGCGTTAGGGGGGTTCGGAGTGGACGTCTCTGGTGTTGTCGCACTGGTGACCGGTGGTGCGTCGGGACTGGGCATGGCTACGGCTCGTCGACTGCTATCGGCTGGCGCGAAGGTGGTCCTCGTCGATCTGCCGACGACCGACGGCAGATCGAGGACGGAGAAGCTAGGCGAGCACGCCCGCTTCGTGGCGGCCAACGTCAAGGACGAGGATCAGCTCGGCGTCGCGTTCGATGTCGCCGGCGAGCTGGGTGAGCTGCGGCTGGTGGCCAACTGTGCCATCATCGGCACGCCGGGACGGACGATCGGCCGGGACGGGCCGATGTCCCTGGGCCGGTTCCGCAAGATCATCGAGGTCAACGTCGTCGGCACGTTCAACGTGGCTCGGCTGGCCGCTGACCGGATGCGGCACCTGGGTCCGGTGAACGGGGAGCGGGGCGTGATCGTTAACCAGGCAGCGGTGGCGCAAACCGTCGGTGAGTTCGGGCGCGTAGCCTATTCCACGTCGATGGGTGGGGTCGCCGCGATGACCCTGCCGCTCGCGCAGGACCTCGCGGAGCTGCAGATTCGGGTGGTCACAATCGTCCCCGGCGTTTTCGACCTTCCTTTGTTCGACTCACTGCCGCACGAGGTCCGGGAGTCGCTCGACGCGCAGGTGCCGCACCCCAGCCGGCTCGGCGAGCCGGACGAGTTCGCCGACCTGGTGATGCACATCGCGGCGAACCAGATGCTCAACGGCACGACCATCCGCCTCGACGGCGCGATCCGCCCGTCGCCGCGTTGA
- a CDS encoding SDR family NAD(P)-dependent oxidoreductase: MRFDLTDRRALVTGAGHGIGAAVARRLAAAGADVVVHHGHSGEEAARVVAEIEQLGGRATALQADLTDGPRTSAMVDAAAAFLGGLDIVVANAGQLVARVSMAQLTEDHWQAVLDVNLTATYRTVRAALPYLRAAGRGRIITMAAQAGHDGGGPGEAAYAAAKAGVIGFTKALAKEFGADGITANALAPGFVSGTAFHRDVTMPKLRDRIIRRVPAERAGEPQDVAGAVAFLSSDAAGYLTGATIDIGGAAWPR, from the coding sequence ATGCGATTTGATCTCACTGACCGCCGCGCCCTGGTCACCGGCGCCGGGCACGGAATCGGCGCTGCGGTAGCCCGGCGGCTCGCCGCCGCCGGTGCCGATGTCGTCGTGCACCACGGCCACAGCGGCGAGGAAGCGGCGCGGGTCGTCGCAGAGATCGAGCAGCTCGGTGGCCGGGCGACAGCACTGCAGGCCGACCTCACCGACGGCCCCCGGACGAGTGCGATGGTCGATGCGGCGGCGGCCTTCCTCGGCGGTCTGGACATCGTCGTCGCCAACGCCGGACAGTTGGTGGCCCGCGTGTCGATGGCGCAGCTGACCGAGGATCACTGGCAGGCCGTCCTCGACGTCAACCTCACCGCCACCTACCGCACGGTGCGTGCCGCCCTCCCCTATTTGCGAGCGGCCGGACGCGGACGCATCATCACGATGGCCGCGCAGGCCGGTCACGACGGCGGTGGGCCAGGCGAAGCGGCCTATGCGGCGGCCAAAGCCGGCGTCATCGGTTTCACCAAGGCGCTGGCCAAGGAGTTCGGTGCGGACGGCATCACCGCGAACGCCCTCGCGCCGGGATTCGTCAGCGGCACGGCCTTCCACCGCGACGTCACCATGCCGAAGCTGCGGGACCGCATCATCCGCCGCGTGCCGGCGGAACGGGCGGGCGAACCGCAGGACGTGGCGGGCGCGGTCGCGTTCCTGTCCTCCGACGCGGCCGGCTACCTCACCGGCGCGACGATCGACATTGGCGGTGCCGCGTGGCCCCGGTGA
- a CDS encoding SDR family oxidoreductase, with translation MTGRTSFDLTGRRALVTGAGRGIGAAIAFGLAEAGADVVVHFGQSADEAAHVATTIRALGRRATTIAANLTDPRHVNGLIDETVAFLGGLDVLVSNAGHLVARVPVAEMAEAHFQRVLDVNLVSTFRVCRAALSHLSQATDGRVIMLAAQAAHNGGGKGVAAYAAAKGGVVSFAKALAKEVAARGITVNAIAPGFIGGTSFHDTFTAPDKQRRIVARQPIARAGTADDVASAAVFLASGEARFITGATIDIDGGRWPR, from the coding sequence GTGACCGGTCGCACGTCGTTCGACCTGACGGGCCGTCGGGCGCTGGTCACCGGCGCCGGCCGGGGCATCGGTGCAGCCATCGCCTTCGGACTCGCCGAAGCCGGGGCCGACGTGGTCGTTCACTTCGGGCAGTCAGCTGACGAGGCAGCGCACGTGGCAACCACGATCCGCGCTCTCGGGCGGCGCGCCACCACCATCGCGGCCAACCTTACGGATCCCCGGCATGTGAACGGGCTGATCGACGAGACGGTCGCCTTCCTCGGCGGCCTCGACGTTCTGGTCAGCAACGCGGGTCACCTGGTGGCGCGGGTACCGGTCGCGGAGATGGCCGAGGCGCATTTCCAGCGAGTTCTCGACGTCAACCTGGTGTCCACGTTCCGCGTCTGCCGAGCCGCACTGTCGCACTTGAGCCAGGCGACGGACGGGCGGGTGATCATGCTGGCCGCGCAGGCCGCGCACAACGGCGGCGGCAAGGGCGTCGCCGCCTACGCGGCCGCGAAGGGTGGAGTCGTCTCGTTCGCAAAGGCCTTGGCAAAGGAGGTGGCCGCTCGTGGAATCACGGTCAATGCCATAGCCCCAGGATTCATCGGCGGCACCTCGTTCCACGACACCTTCACGGCGCCCGACAAGCAGCGCCGGATCGTTGCGCGGCAACCGATCGCGCGCGCCGGCACGGCCGACGACGTGGCCAGCGCGGCCGTCTTCCTCGCCTCCGGTGAGGCGCGGTTCATCACCGGCGCGACCATAGACATCGACGGTGGCCGATGGCCACGCTGA
- a CDS encoding ATP-binding cassette domain-containing protein, which produces MAESDRASLSAGTVLGFYWRASWRYPHLVIACALAVPFTVFVNSVLPPLIVTDVLNRLAHNDYQPGHPWESFRTSLIAYAVAMLAGGVVAWRLVDVAAWRLEAHVQRDLAQRCFNHIIKQSMDFHANRLGGSLVAQSTKLIGTYTRITDTFLFQTLPLLSSLTAVVVIMSVKVPLYSALLAVLAISYMTVAGALSRPVRSIGRQHAASESVQTGQLADAITNVVAVKSFAQERYEERRFAETTRHVFGSMLRLSRAHMRLMAYFGGITGTVATVALAVAVYVVVSLQAEVGTIFLIVSFTGTALQQLFVFSNSSLRTYNRAVGDASEMVEILATDSSVPDPARPESSRIGTGAITVDDVVFRYAGSTEPLFDGLSLTIAPGEKVGLVGHSGAGKTTLTRLLLRFSDVDAGRILIDGQDITAITQADLHAAIAYVPQDPLLFHRSIKENIAYGAVDADEHRIRLAARQANALGFIVEQPAGFDTLVGERGVKLSGGQRQRIAIARAMLSDAPILLLDEATSALDSESEALIQDALWTLMEGRTTIVVAHRLSTIQKMDRIIVMDEGRIVETGVPRGPAGRSQRCLRRTLGAPVRRVRRAGAVRLTRRTVLKPYAPAPGAAVGLVTPSSSIAGYPRRLRRSLHALSRQGFRPRLAPHARWEPHSPPSPAELASDIVWCCRQPDIEAIVCTTGGLTSSNLLPYLDYGLLRARRLPVCGLSDITALLLAIHAHSDLVVFHGPTLLPSFGDADGVAPYTAASLLAAWRPAPGRDLDPAAMTSAESLWWETEDHRPRIFRPAGAWRVLHAGSAHGRLLGGHLGTMCQLAGTPHLPELRGAVLFLETNEARATHACGQLEVLTDAGILDGATALVVGRSPSLDRPAQWEHALARLGADRSIPVLTDVDLGHTVPMLTLPVGVRVAVDTHPVRIRLEENAVVSRPHSDTA; this is translated from the coding sequence ATGGCCGAGTCCGATCGCGCAAGCCTGTCCGCCGGCACGGTACTGGGTTTCTACTGGCGCGCCTCGTGGCGCTACCCGCACCTGGTCATCGCCTGCGCCCTGGCCGTGCCGTTCACCGTCTTCGTCAACTCGGTGCTGCCCCCGCTGATCGTCACCGACGTGCTGAACCGGCTGGCCCACAATGACTATCAGCCAGGGCACCCGTGGGAAAGCTTTCGCACCAGTCTGATTGCCTACGCGGTGGCGATGCTCGCCGGCGGCGTGGTCGCCTGGCGGTTGGTCGACGTGGCCGCCTGGCGGCTGGAGGCACACGTCCAACGGGATCTCGCCCAGCGCTGCTTCAACCACATCATCAAGCAGAGCATGGACTTTCACGCCAACCGGCTCGGTGGCTCGCTGGTCGCGCAGAGCACCAAACTGATCGGCACCTACACCCGCATCACCGACACCTTTCTGTTCCAGACGCTGCCGCTGCTGTCGTCGCTGACCGCGGTGGTGGTGATCATGTCGGTGAAGGTTCCGCTGTACTCGGCGCTACTGGCGGTGCTCGCGATCTCCTACATGACGGTTGCCGGCGCGTTGTCCCGTCCGGTACGGAGCATCGGCCGGCAGCACGCGGCGAGCGAGAGCGTGCAGACCGGACAGCTAGCTGACGCGATCACCAACGTGGTGGCCGTCAAGAGCTTCGCGCAGGAGCGGTACGAGGAACGCAGGTTCGCTGAGACCACGCGGCACGTGTTCGGTTCGATGTTGCGGCTGTCGCGCGCGCACATGCGGCTGATGGCCTACTTCGGTGGCATCACTGGCACCGTCGCGACCGTGGCGCTCGCGGTCGCGGTGTACGTGGTGGTCTCGCTGCAGGCGGAGGTGGGCACGATCTTCCTGATCGTCAGCTTTACCGGCACCGCCCTGCAGCAGCTGTTTGTCTTCTCCAACTCGAGCCTGCGCACGTACAACCGGGCGGTCGGGGACGCCAGCGAGATGGTCGAGATCCTGGCTACGGACTCCAGCGTGCCCGATCCCGCCCGGCCGGAATCGTCGCGGATCGGCACCGGGGCGATCACGGTCGACGACGTGGTGTTCCGGTACGCCGGGTCGACTGAGCCGCTGTTCGACGGGTTGAGCCTGACGATCGCTCCGGGGGAGAAGGTCGGCCTGGTTGGACACTCTGGTGCGGGCAAGACCACCCTCACCCGGCTGTTGCTGCGGTTCTCGGACGTGGACGCCGGTCGCATCCTGATCGACGGGCAGGACATCACCGCCATCACCCAGGCCGACCTGCACGCCGCCATCGCCTACGTGCCACAGGATCCGCTGCTGTTCCACCGGTCGATCAAAGAAAACATCGCCTACGGAGCGGTGGATGCCGACGAGCACCGGATCCGGCTGGCCGCCCGCCAAGCGAATGCGCTGGGGTTCATCGTGGAGCAGCCGGCGGGGTTCGACACCCTGGTCGGTGAGCGCGGAGTGAAGTTGTCCGGCGGCCAACGTCAGCGGATCGCCATCGCCAGGGCCATGCTCTCCGACGCACCGATCCTCCTGCTGGACGAGGCTACGTCGGCCCTGGACAGCGAGAGCGAGGCGTTGATCCAGGATGCATTGTGGACGCTGATGGAGGGCCGCACCACGATCGTCGTCGCACACCGTCTGTCGACGATCCAGAAGATGGACCGGATCATCGTCATGGACGAGGGTCGGATCGTGGAGACCGGGGTCCCACGCGGACCTGCTGGCCGTTCCCAACGGTGTCTACGCCGCACACTGGGCGCGCCAGTCCGGCGGGTTCGTCGAGCCGGAGCTGTACGGTTGACGCGCCGCACGGTCCTGAAGCCCTACGCGCCGGCACCCGGCGCTGCGGTCGGGCTCGTCACGCCGTCCAGCTCGATAGCCGGCTATCCTCGCCGGCTTCGGCGGTCACTGCACGCGCTGTCACGGCAGGGTTTCCGGCCCCGCCTGGCCCCGCACGCCCGGTGGGAACCCCACAGTCCCCCGTCACCGGCCGAGCTGGCGTCGGACATCGTCTGGTGCTGCCGGCAACCGGACATCGAGGCGATCGTCTGCACCACCGGCGGCCTCACCTCGAGCAACCTGCTGCCCTACCTCGACTACGGGCTGCTTCGTGCGCGCCGCCTACCGGTCTGCGGGCTCAGCGACATCACGGCCCTGTTGCTCGCCATCCACGCGCACAGCGACCTGGTGGTCTTCCACGGACCCACCCTGCTGCCGTCGTTCGGTGATGCCGACGGAGTCGCTCCGTACACTGCCGCCAGCCTGCTGGCCGCCTGGCGGCCGGCACCCGGTCGGGACCTCGATCCGGCAGCCATGACCTCGGCCGAGTCACTGTGGTGGGAGACGGAGGATCACCGCCCGCGCATCTTCCGTCCGGCTGGTGCGTGGCGTGTCCTGCACGCGGGCAGTGCCCACGGACGCCTGCTCGGTGGCCACCTGGGCACCATGTGCCAGCTGGCCGGCACCCCGCACCTGCCGGAACTTCGCGGTGCGGTGCTGTTCCTGGAGACCAACGAGGCCCGAGCCACGCACGCATGCGGACAACTCGAGGTCCTCACCGACGCGGGAATCCTCGACGGGGCAACGGCCCTGGTGGTCGGCAGATCGCCGAGTCTCGATCGTCCTGCGCAGTGGGAGCATGCGCTGGCGCGGTTGGGTGCGGACCGGTCCATCCCCGTGCTGACAGACGTGGACCTCGGCCACACGGTGCCCATGCTGACCCTGCCAGTCGGCGTGCGGGTCGCTGTGGACACCCACCCTGTTCGGATCCGCCTCGAGGAGAACGCCGTCGTGTCCCGGCCGCACTCTGACACCGCGTGA
- a CDS encoding PH domain-containing protein codes for MPTIPASTKASLIQRLSGHARRNWPQVAGVHVRYHGQFAYVTVELTDGERLPLMRLRYGGSAHRWGTAIHTASTNDYENQVWFTGTTEEAFDLVCDLKLSPRTS; via the coding sequence ATGCCCACGATCCCCGCGTCGACCAAGGCGTCCTTGATCCAGCGGCTGAGCGGGCACGCCCGCCGGAACTGGCCACAGGTGGCGGGCGTGCACGTGCGGTACCACGGCCAGTTCGCCTACGTCACCGTCGAGCTGACCGACGGTGAACGGCTCCCCCTGATGCGACTGCGTTACGGCGGTTCCGCCCACCGGTGGGGTACCGCCATCCACACCGCCAGCACGAACGACTACGAGAACCAGGTCTGGTTCACCGGCACCACCGAGGAAGCCTTCGACCTGGTCTGCGACCTCAAGCTCAGCCCCAGGACCTCTTGA
- a CDS encoding IS630 family transposase: MPACHARQITVSAADRHRLETLARSHAAGYQQVIRARIVRDAARGHSNAAIARRHQVTVDTVRRWRGRYADEGMAGLTDRPRSGRPPRLTPVQIAEVKALACQLPAETGTPLSKWNCPDLAREVAARGIAETISPATIRRILAADTIKPWRHQSWIFIRDPDFATRATRVLNLYQRVFDGRPLGDDEYVISADEKTSIQARCRCHPTLPPGTGRAMRVNHEYDRGGALAYLAAYDVHRAHVIGLCHDTTGITPFTDLVDEVMTREPYASARRVFWIVDNGSSHRGQTAIDRLRRRYPNAVMIHTPVHASWLNQIEIYFSIVQRKVVTPNDFTSLDQVQYRLAAFEQRYNATARPFRWKFTPTDLTDLLARIERHERKDPHPEQHADCQHQPAAHAQAA, from the coding sequence GTGCCCGCCTGCCACGCCCGCCAGATCACCGTGTCCGCCGCCGACCGGCACCGGCTCGAAACCCTGGCCCGCTCACATGCCGCCGGCTACCAGCAGGTCATCCGCGCCCGGATCGTCCGCGACGCCGCCCGTGGCCACTCCAACGCGGCGATCGCCCGCCGGCATCAGGTCACCGTCGACACGGTACGACGCTGGCGCGGTCGGTACGCCGACGAGGGCATGGCCGGGCTGACAGACCGACCCCGCAGCGGACGACCGCCCCGTCTCACCCCGGTCCAGATCGCCGAGGTCAAAGCCCTGGCCTGTCAACTACCGGCCGAGACCGGCACACCGCTGTCGAAGTGGAACTGCCCCGACCTCGCCAGAGAGGTCGCCGCCCGGGGAATCGCCGAGACGATCTCACCGGCCACGATCCGCAGAATCCTGGCCGCCGACACGATCAAACCCTGGCGACACCAGTCGTGGATCTTCATCCGGGACCCGGACTTCGCCACCCGCGCCACCCGCGTCCTGAACCTCTACCAGCGCGTCTTCGACGGTCGGCCACTGGGCGACGACGAGTACGTCATCAGCGCCGACGAGAAGACCTCCATCCAGGCCCGCTGCCGCTGCCACCCCACACTGCCCCCCGGCACCGGCCGCGCCATGCGGGTCAACCACGAGTACGACCGCGGCGGCGCCCTCGCCTACCTCGCCGCCTACGACGTGCACCGCGCCCACGTCATCGGACTCTGCCACGACACCACCGGCATCACCCCGTTCACCGACCTCGTCGACGAGGTCATGACCCGGGAACCGTACGCCTCCGCCCGCCGCGTGTTCTGGATCGTCGACAACGGCTCCTCCCACCGGGGCCAGACCGCGATCGACCGCCTGCGCAGGCGCTACCCCAACGCCGTCATGATCCACACCCCGGTCCACGCCTCCTGGCTCAACCAAATCGAGATCTACTTCTCCATCGTGCAACGCAAAGTCGTCACCCCCAACGACTTCACCAGCCTCGACCAGGTGCAATACCGCCTCGCCGCCTTCGAACAGCGCTACAACGCGACCGCCCGGCCCTTCAGATGGAAGTTCACCCCGACCGACCTCACCGACCTACTGGCCCGGATCGAACGACACGAACGGAAAGACCCACACCCCGAGCAACACGCCGACTGCCAACACCAGCCCGCCGCACACGCCCAGGCCGCGTAA
- a CDS encoding class I tRNA ligase family protein — MKLFDRATQGTTTLSVGDEALIYVCGITPYDSAHLGHAFTFLTYDLLRRRLEDTGTRVRMARNITDVDEPMYTKAAELGVHYLELAQTESAEFSHSMRTLNFIDPEVEPRPSEHIAAIVDSVQQLKKRGHTYEIDGDIYYDVSTFPEYGEISGYSERLMAEFSSLRGGDPQRVGKRHTLRLIQQASDPLQ; from the coding sequence GTGAAACTATTTGACAGGGCCACGCAGGGAACGACCACACTGTCAGTGGGCGACGAGGCTCTCATCTACGTCTGCGGCATCACCCCGTACGACTCCGCGCACCTCGGCCACGCGTTCACGTTTCTGACCTACGACCTGTTGCGGCGCCGTCTCGAAGACACCGGCACCCGCGTACGGATGGCTCGCAACATCACCGATGTCGACGAACCGATGTACACCAAGGCCGCAGAGCTGGGCGTTCACTACCTGGAATTGGCGCAAACCGAGTCCGCCGAGTTCAGCCACAGTATGCGAACTCTCAACTTCATCGACCCTGAGGTCGAGCCGCGGCCGAGTGAACACATCGCGGCCATCGTCGATTCGGTGCAACAGCTAAAAAAGCGCGGACACACCTACGAAATCGACGGCGATATCTACTACGACGTCTCGACGTTCCCAGAATACGGCGAGATCAGCGGGTACAGTGAACGCCTCATGGCCGAGTTCTCCAGCCTGCGTGGCGGGGATCCGCAGCGCGTCGGCAAGCGGCATACCCTGAGGCTTATTCAGCAGGCCTCCGACCCGCTACAGTAG